CTTGACTTTCAAGTGCTGTTGGTTTAGAAAGCTGAACACAGCCCAGTTCTGAACTTCCCATTGGATTCTGAGGTACAGGCTGAATTGGATCCGTTAATTTGTATCTACCAGCTTGATAAAAGCTATAGTATTCTATCCCATTGTCAGAGTTCTTTTGCAATTTGAGCTTCTGCCTAAATTGAATGATTTTGTAGATCAAAAAGAAGATCACAGCACAGGCCAAAATAAAAAAGGTTAATAAAATGTCAAAAGCCTGATTTAGTTTCTCTACCTGCTGTGAACAGATTAGAGAAGCTTTAAAGGATACAGAAGCAGCTTCTGAAGAAGATACTGTGTTTTCTTCCGTGGTCAAATTAACAGGTATCTTCTGTGCTGGTATTTGTAATGTTACGACTGAAGCTGTGTGTCTCATCTTCCCGCTGGAATACGCTTCATAAAGGTTTTGACTAGCAGACGGGGTAGGCACTTCGGCCCATAAAGTCACTGTATCTGTTGCATCCATACTAAAATGTTTATAAGCTGTATTGCTTGTGGGTTTTTTACCCCATGCCATCAATAAAGTAGTGGTGCTGTGAAGAATGCCTGCAGGTTTAATATTCTTGAATACTTCAGGTCTTGTGGTAGTGCTGAAACACTTTGTAAACAATCCCCATTTAGCATAATTCAAGTGCCTTCCACGCAAACTGGAAGGATTTTGGCAATTAATTTTTACAGAGATGGACGAAGAAGCTAGCCAATTAACCAGCTCAAGTAATCTGCAGCTACAATTCCAAGGATTGTAATTTGCCTGTAAGTGCGTTAAAGAGACCAAAGGCTTAAGCGCATTAGGCTGCAAGAATGTCAGATTATTAAATGCTAGATCCAGTATCTTCAAACTGGATCCCATTCTTTCAAATGTATTATCTGCAATATGGATTATTTTGTTTCTATCAAGTTGCAGAAACATTAAATTATCCAACACTGCAAAGGTGCTGGAACTGACATTTTCTAAATGATTATTACTCAAAACTAACTTTTTAAGATTATTTAACCCTGAAAAGCCATTCA
This Elgaria multicarinata webbii isolate HBS135686 ecotype San Diego chromosome 6, rElgMul1.1.pri, whole genome shotgun sequence DNA region includes the following protein-coding sequences:
- the LRRC70 gene encoding leucine-rich repeat-containing protein 70 yields the protein MTGRVTPRDMCQLHHLGSFRHILNCFLLLLIQKDIFCCPSVCQQCSGRQADCRNSGLSAIPTNFPPHTTFLYLSGNNLSHINPNELIELQQLAVLHLDNSSILYVHPKSFAEFKKLWYLHLNNNHIKHLDPGTFEGLSNLHSLSLQNNEIAFVPKGLFSDLTSVQYLMLQSNHLSILGSGTFFGMSSLRILNLANNKISWISRSAFHHLDNLTCLYLEGNNLTHVPSNAFVALDNLERLSLSLNPIGSIPPFAFKRLGRLEYLSLKSANIKAISVNGFSGLNNLKKLVLSNNHLENVSSSTFAVLDNLMFLQLDRNKIIHIADNTFERMGSSLKILDLAFNNLTFLQPNALKPLVSLTHLQANYNPWNCSCRLLELVNWLASSSISVKINCQNPSSLRGRHLNYAKWGLFTKCFSTTTRPEVFKNIKPAGILHSTTTLLMAWGKKPTSNTAYKHFSMDATDTVTLWAEVPTPSASQNLYEAYSSGKMRHTASVVTLQIPAQKIPVNLTTEENTVSSSEAASVSFKASLICSQQVEKLNQAFDILLTFFILACAVIFFLIYKIIQFRQKLKLQKNSDNGIEYYSFYQAGRYKLTDPIQPVPQNPMGSSELGCVQLSKPTALESQAQVILVEHSAL